One region of gamma proteobacterium HIMB55 genomic DNA includes:
- a CDS encoding bacterial translation initiation factor 2 (bIF-2) (PFAM: Elongation factor Tu domain 2; Translation-initiation factor 2; Translation initiation factor IF-2, N-terminal region; Elongation factor Tu GTP binding domain; Bacterial translation initiation factor IF-2 associated region~TIGRFAM: small GTP-binding protein domain; translation initiation factor IF-2) — MAEVTVEQLAKTVGTDAAKLLSQMKDAGLPHKKADEIVSDDDKRTLLSHLKRSHGSADEAPRKITLKRKSVSTLKTGGSAGKRTVNVEVRKKRTYVKRPEIEEAPEVEAVEPEVVAEAEAIAAPEAIAPVVEESTPELEPVAEEPAVEEVAVASEPEVQPEPEVEEDPRNLDPEVLRQRAAARRRAEEEDRQRKLDEAVAARKAEEERKKAEQEAAQKAAAAEKAAATQGDKRPKRLHEAPKPAGGRDSDDNRRTKPGRGRLDRSNMSGARGKQRGHNLSLSDIEAAESGVGRGRGGKRRRSGDDQNQHAFEQPTEKIIYDVELPENISVGDLAQQMAVKAGVVIKELMKLGVMATINQMIDQDTASLVVEELGHRIKLKSDDELEEQLEESMASHEGTPELRAPVVTVMGHVDHGKTSLLDYIRSSRVAVGEAGGITQHIGAYHVKTDQGMITFLDTPGHAAFTAMRARGAKSTDIVILVVAADDGVMPQTEEAVQHARAAGVPLVVAINKMDKEGADPDRVKNELAAKEVIPEDWGGDTQFIPVSAHTGEGIDTLLEALLLQSELLELKAPADVPASGLVIESRLDRGRGPVASLLVQQGTLNQGDIVLAGLQYGRVRAMLDENGQPIKVAGPSIPVEILGLDGTPDAGDPFVAVESEKRAREIADFRQEKQRSSKIARQQAAKLDSMFETMTAGEVQTLNVVIKADVRGSLEALQSSLSDLGNEEVKVNVVAGGVGGITETDVSLAMTSNAVIFGFNTRADSKARSMAENEGVEVRYYNVIYDLIDDVKAALSGMLSPELREEIVGIAEVRDVFRSPKFGLIAGCMVTEGTVFRSKPIRVLRDNIVIYEGELESLRRFKDDASEVRNGMECGIGVKNYTDVKVGDLIEVYDVNEVARSL; from the coding sequence ATGGCTGAAGTAACCGTAGAGCAGTTGGCAAAGACCGTAGGTACCGATGCGGCAAAACTGCTGTCGCAGATGAAGGACGCGGGATTGCCCCATAAGAAGGCCGATGAGATTGTGTCGGACGATGATAAGCGCACCCTGCTCTCGCACCTTAAGCGCAGTCACGGCAGCGCGGACGAGGCGCCACGTAAAATCACGCTCAAGCGTAAGTCGGTAAGTACGCTTAAGACCGGTGGAAGCGCTGGTAAGCGAACCGTCAATGTTGAGGTTCGAAAGAAGCGCACCTATGTAAAGCGACCCGAAATCGAAGAAGCCCCAGAGGTCGAAGCAGTCGAGCCGGAAGTTGTTGCAGAGGCGGAGGCTATTGCAGCCCCAGAGGCCATTGCTCCCGTTGTTGAGGAGTCGACCCCTGAGCTAGAACCCGTTGCGGAGGAGCCCGCCGTTGAGGAAGTCGCGGTAGCTTCCGAGCCAGAGGTTCAGCCCGAGCCTGAGGTCGAGGAAGATCCGCGTAATCTAGATCCGGAGGTATTGCGTCAACGTGCAGCGGCGCGTCGACGTGCGGAGGAAGAAGATCGTCAGCGCAAGCTAGACGAGGCTGTTGCTGCTCGAAAAGCTGAGGAAGAACGGAAAAAGGCTGAGCAGGAAGCGGCTCAAAAAGCGGCTGCTGCCGAGAAGGCAGCGGCAACGCAGGGTGACAAGCGTCCGAAAAGACTGCACGAGGCACCCAAACCAGCGGGTGGGCGGGACTCCGATGACAACCGTCGCACTAAGCCGGGCCGAGGACGCCTTGATCGATCAAACATGTCAGGTGCGCGCGGTAAGCAGCGTGGCCATAACCTGTCACTTAGTGACATCGAAGCGGCTGAGTCGGGAGTGGGCCGTGGACGCGGTGGTAAGCGCAGACGGTCGGGTGACGATCAAAACCAGCACGCTTTTGAGCAGCCAACCGAGAAGATTATTTACGACGTAGAGCTGCCCGAAAATATCAGCGTGGGCGATCTCGCTCAGCAAATGGCGGTCAAAGCCGGGGTTGTTATCAAAGAGCTTATGAAGCTCGGTGTGATGGCAACGATCAATCAAATGATTGACCAGGATACGGCGAGTCTTGTCGTTGAAGAGCTCGGCCACCGAATTAAGTTGAAATCCGATGATGAGCTCGAGGAGCAGCTCGAAGAATCAATGGCGAGCCATGAGGGCACGCCAGAGCTTCGCGCGCCGGTTGTGACGGTAATGGGTCACGTAGACCACGGTAAAACGTCGCTACTGGACTACATCCGAAGTTCTCGCGTTGCCGTCGGAGAAGCGGGTGGCATTACACAGCACATTGGTGCTTATCACGTGAAAACAGATCAGGGGATGATTACTTTCCTCGATACGCCGGGACACGCGGCCTTCACCGCCATGCGTGCACGCGGAGCAAAATCGACAGATATCGTCATCCTCGTTGTTGCGGCAGACGATGGCGTCATGCCCCAGACAGAAGAAGCGGTTCAGCATGCCCGGGCCGCCGGCGTTCCCTTAGTTGTGGCCATTAACAAGATGGACAAAGAGGGTGCTGATCCCGACCGAGTTAAAAACGAGCTCGCAGCTAAGGAAGTCATTCCCGAGGATTGGGGTGGTGACACGCAATTTATCCCTGTATCTGCGCATACCGGTGAAGGCATCGACACGCTTCTTGAAGCGCTGCTTCTCCAGTCTGAATTGTTGGAGCTCAAAGCGCCTGCAGATGTTCCAGCGAGTGGCCTTGTCATTGAGTCGCGCTTGGATCGCGGTCGTGGTCCGGTGGCTTCGCTTCTTGTGCAGCAAGGCACGCTTAATCAGGGCGACATCGTGTTAGCGGGACTCCAGTACGGTCGTGTCCGAGCAATGCTGGATGAGAACGGTCAGCCGATAAAAGTGGCTGGTCCAAGCATTCCTGTTGAAATCCTGGGCCTAGACGGCACGCCTGATGCGGGTGATCCCTTTGTGGCCGTTGAAAGCGAGAAGCGTGCTCGAGAAATCGCCGACTTCCGTCAAGAGAAACAACGTTCAAGTAAGATTGCGCGTCAGCAGGCGGCCAAGCTCGATAGCATGTTCGAGACGATGACGGCGGGTGAGGTTCAAACACTGAACGTTGTTATTAAGGCTGACGTTCGTGGATCGCTCGAAGCCCTGCAATCATCACTTTCGGACCTCGGCAACGAGGAGGTCAAGGTGAACGTCGTTGCCGGTGGCGTGGGTGGTATCACTGAGACTGATGTTTCGCTTGCGATGACAAGTAATGCGGTGATCTTCGGTTTTAATACACGTGCCGATTCGAAGGCGCGTAGCATGGCCGAGAATGAAGGCGTTGAAGTGCGTTATTACAACGTCATTTACGATCTCATCGACGACGTCAAGGCGGCACTCTCTGGCATGTTGTCGCCAGAGTTGCGCGAGGAGATCGTGGGTATCGCAGAAGTTCGAGATGTCTTCCGATCGCCGAAGTTTGGACTTATTGCTGGTTGCATGGTTACTGAAGGTACCGTGTTCCGCTCGAAGCCCATCCGCGTGTTGCGTGACAATATCGTGATTTACGAAGGTGAGCTCGAGTCGCTACGCCGCTTCAAAGACGACGCGAGCGAGGTTCGCAACGGCATGGAGTGTGGTATCGGCGTCAAGAACTACACCGATGTTAAGGTTGGCGACCTCATTGAGGTTTACGACGTTAACGAAGTTGCGCGTTCACTCTAG
- a CDS encoding ribosome-binding factor A (PFAM: Ribosome-binding factor A~TIGRFAM: ribosome-binding factor A): MPQEYSRTERVADYLQQELAKLLLHSVRDPRAEFVNITAVDVSRDLRYAKVYYTKLGVEDAESAADVTRVLDRAAGFLRTEVAKGSSLRTVPKLTFKFDESVGRGRHMEDLLGKARASDARHADQDETDED, from the coding sequence TTGCCCCAAGAGTACAGTCGCACAGAACGCGTTGCGGATTATCTGCAGCAAGAGCTCGCAAAGCTTTTGTTGCACAGTGTCCGCGACCCTCGGGCCGAATTCGTCAATATCACGGCGGTCGACGTAAGTCGCGACCTCCGGTACGCCAAGGTTTATTACACGAAACTTGGTGTTGAGGACGCGGAGTCAGCGGCGGACGTTACGCGTGTTCTCGACAGAGCCGCGGGCTTTCTGAGAACTGAGGTGGCGAAGGGTTCCAGCCTACGAACGGTGCCAAAATTAACCTTTAAATTCGATGAGAGTGTTGGCCGCGGTAGGCACATGGAAGATCTGCTGGGTAAAGCCAGGGCTTCCGACGCGCGCCATGCGGATCAAGACGAGACTGACGAGGACTGA
- a CDS encoding tRNA pseudouridine synthase B (PFAM: Pseudouridine synthase II TruB, C-terminal; TruB family pseudouridylate synthase (N terminal domain)~TIGRFAM: tRNA pseudouridine 55 synthase) — protein sequence MGRRRKGRPVTGIIVLDKPVGPSSNQALQRVRHLFGAAKAGHTGNLDPLASGVLPICLGEATKLSQYLLDSDKAYQAKFCFGARTTTGDSEGEVVAESDASELTESSICEALSEFIGDIEQVPPMYSALKVDGQPLYKLAREGKEVERKSRSVSIRSIDLQHFQPGLRAEATVDVLCSKGTYIRTLSEDVAESLGFPGHMSALRRTATGPFSLAQAISLDALTQLAEAEGPAALDQFLLDPELAVDHLPRVEVTDSAAFYLKQGQAVVVRNAPLNGMVRVAEAGGPFLGIGEMLDDGRVAPKRLFVDSHQSTPL from the coding sequence ATGGGGCGGCGTCGTAAAGGCCGGCCTGTTACTGGAATCATCGTCCTCGATAAACCGGTTGGTCCTTCTTCAAATCAAGCGCTCCAGCGTGTTCGTCACCTTTTTGGTGCTGCAAAAGCCGGCCATACAGGAAACCTAGATCCACTGGCGAGCGGTGTGCTTCCGATTTGTCTAGGTGAAGCAACGAAGCTTTCCCAGTATCTTTTGGATTCGGACAAGGCTTATCAAGCCAAGTTTTGCTTTGGCGCTCGCACCACCACCGGTGACAGTGAGGGAGAGGTTGTTGCGGAGTCTGATGCCAGCGAATTGACCGAGAGCAGTATCTGCGAAGCACTGAGTGAGTTTATCGGTGACATTGAGCAGGTCCCACCGATGTACTCAGCCTTAAAAGTTGATGGCCAGCCTCTCTATAAGCTTGCGAGAGAGGGTAAAGAGGTTGAGCGAAAGAGCCGATCTGTATCGATTAGATCGATTGATTTGCAGCACTTTCAGCCCGGTTTGCGCGCAGAGGCAACGGTGGATGTTCTCTGCAGTAAAGGTACCTACATTCGAACACTATCCGAGGATGTTGCTGAATCGTTGGGTTTCCCTGGCCACATGAGCGCTCTGCGGCGGACGGCAACAGGACCTTTTAGCTTGGCGCAGGCCATTAGCCTAGATGCGTTGACGCAGCTGGCTGAAGCCGAAGGGCCTGCGGCGCTCGATCAATTTTTATTGGACCCCGAGCTGGCAGTTGATCACCTGCCACGCGTTGAGGTTACTGATTCTGCGGCTTTCTACCTAAAACAAGGGCAGGCTGTAGTAGTGCGAAATGCGCCGCTAAATGGTATGGTGCGCGTCGCTGAAGCGGGAGGTCCGTTTTTGGGCATTGGAGAAATGCTCGACGACGGACGTGTCGCTCCGAAACGACTGTTTGTTGACAGTCATCAATCAACCCCCCTGTAA
- a CDS encoding transcription termination factor NusA (PFAM: NusA N-terminal domain; S1 RNA binding domain~TIGRFAM: transcription termination factor NusA; transcription termination factor NusA, C-terminal duplication), translating into MNKEILMVAEAVSNEKGVSEDIIFEAIELALATATKKRYEEESDIEVVIDRSSGDYVTKRKWLVVPDTELALLGTQFTTEEALEVDENLKPGDVHEEVIENVGFGRIAAQTAKQVIVQRVREAERAQVVDLYKDRMGELLAGTVKKVTRDNIILDLGNNAEGLLPRSELVGRETFRMNDRVRAILTEINEEARGPQLIMSRACKEMLIELFKIEVPEISEGVIQIRSAARDPGSRAKIAVKTGDQRIDPVGACVGMRGSRVQAVSNELDTERVDIILWDDNPAQLVINAMSPAEVESIVVDEESNTMEVAVAEDNLAQAIGRGGQNVRLASDLTGWTINVMSTDEAIEKQEAEAGEVMETFMKALDVDEDVAAVLVEEGFTTVEEVAYVPLEEMADIEGFDEDIAEELRARAKDALLTMAIASEEELGANEPAQDLLEMRGMDKQLAYVLASMEVITMEDLAEQSVDELMEIEGMTEEWAAELIMTAREPWFADEGETA; encoded by the coding sequence ATGAACAAAGAAATTTTGATGGTCGCCGAAGCCGTTTCAAATGAAAAAGGCGTTTCCGAAGACATTATCTTTGAGGCTATTGAGCTGGCACTCGCCACCGCGACAAAAAAGCGGTACGAGGAAGAGTCAGATATCGAGGTTGTTATCGATCGAAGCTCTGGAGACTACGTCACCAAGCGTAAATGGTTGGTAGTTCCCGATACTGAATTGGCATTGCTCGGCACGCAATTCACCACTGAAGAAGCGCTTGAGGTTGATGAAAACCTGAAGCCCGGCGACGTTCACGAGGAGGTCATCGAGAACGTTGGGTTTGGGCGCATTGCGGCACAGACTGCGAAGCAAGTGATCGTTCAGCGAGTCCGCGAGGCTGAGCGCGCGCAAGTGGTCGACCTGTACAAGGATCGCATGGGTGAATTACTCGCGGGCACTGTTAAGAAAGTGACTCGCGACAACATTATCTTAGACCTTGGCAATAACGCCGAGGGCCTGCTGCCTCGCTCAGAGCTTGTAGGCCGCGAAACATTCCGCATGAACGATCGTGTTCGCGCGATTCTTACCGAGATCAATGAGGAAGCGCGTGGTCCTCAGCTGATTATGTCGCGCGCGTGCAAAGAAATGCTGATCGAGCTTTTCAAAATCGAGGTGCCAGAGATTTCAGAGGGTGTTATTCAAATCCGCTCTGCTGCGCGTGATCCAGGCTCACGAGCTAAAATTGCCGTGAAGACAGGCGATCAACGCATCGATCCTGTAGGCGCTTGCGTCGGAATGCGTGGTTCGCGCGTTCAGGCGGTATCAAATGAGCTCGATACTGAGCGTGTCGACATCATCCTTTGGGACGACAACCCTGCGCAGCTGGTGATCAACGCCATGTCGCCTGCAGAGGTTGAATCGATCGTTGTTGATGAGGAAAGCAACACCATGGAAGTTGCCGTCGCGGAGGATAACCTCGCGCAGGCGATCGGCCGAGGTGGTCAGAATGTTCGCTTGGCGTCTGATTTGACGGGCTGGACGATCAATGTCATGAGTACCGATGAGGCGATCGAGAAGCAAGAAGCCGAGGCGGGTGAGGTCATGGAGACCTTCATGAAGGCGCTCGATGTCGATGAAGACGTGGCAGCGGTGCTGGTTGAAGAGGGTTTCACAACCGTTGAAGAAGTCGCTTATGTGCCATTGGAAGAGATGGCGGATATCGAAGGCTTTGATGAGGATATTGCCGAGGAGCTTCGCGCCCGAGCCAAGGACGCCTTGCTCACGATGGCAATTGCCTCTGAGGAAGAGCTTGGTGCCAACGAGCCAGCGCAGGACCTGCTTGAGATGCGCGGTATGGATAAGCAGCTCGCTTATGTTCTTGCCAGTATGGAAGTAATAACGATGGAAGATCTTGCGGAGCAAAGTGTTGATGAGCTCATGGAGATCGAAGGCATGACCGAAGAATGGGCAGCTGAGCTCATTATGACTGCTCGCGAACCGTGGTTTGCGGATGAGGGAGAGACTGCCTGA